One Solanum pennellii chromosome 10, SPENNV200 genomic region harbors:
- the LOC107001238 gene encoding uncharacterized protein LOC107001238, whose protein sequence is MGQPPHVMHEGLESDLSKDHRASNKVHNKQKQREQQPQQQVLNRDISQQTAKENKEKQQSVKRNDNDQGKQIDTIDTDSTPKSKNKPSEQKRDAAKRRQNRQQNRAVIMSMKEGKNHAQYMTPPIIDPPDKKQQKCKVNTEPILDEYVVVNSEDELDGDYQSLDDQDDYDETSEALIRAFSPYNNQTLENEIQQDRFHFKKQDANTVTAGRPNTRLFSSRSSQ, encoded by the exons ATGGGGCAACCGCCTCATGTTATGCATGAGGGGTTGGAATCTGACCTTAGTAAAGACCATAGAGCCTCTAATAAGGTTCATAACAAACAGAAACAGAGGGAACAACAGCCTCAGCAGCAGGTATTGAACAGAGACATCAGCCAACAGACTGCCaaggaaaataaagagaaacaacAATCTGTAAAAAGGAATGATAATGATCAAGGGAAACAAATTGATACAATTGATACTGACAGCACTCCTAAGAGTAAGAATAAACCcagtgaacaaaaaagagatGCTGCAAAAAGAAGGCAAAACAGGCAGCAAAACAGGGCAGTGATCATGAGCATGAAGGAGGGGAAGAATCAT GCTCAGTATATGACTCCTCCAATAATTGATCCTCCCGATAAGAAGCAACAAAAGTGTAAGGTTAATACTGAGCCTATTTTGGATGAATATGTTGTGGTTAATTCTGAAGATGAACTTGATGGCGATTATCAATCTCTAGATGATCAGGATGATTATGATGAGACTAGTGAGGCCCTTATTAGGGCTTTTAGTCCTTATAATAATCAGACACTAGAGAATGAGATCCAACAAGACAGATTCCACTTCAAAAAACAGGATGCCAATACTGTCACTGCAGGCAGACCTAATACCAGGCTATTTTCCTCCAGATCTTCCCAAT